The sequence GGCCACGTACGCGGTGGCCGCTGCGACATCACCCCCCGCCATGGTCGACACCGCAGAGGTCCGCTCGATGGCATCGGCCAAGGCCTCGGCGGAGGTGGCGCGCAGCGACGCATCGGTGTCGCGCGAGGCGAAGATGTCGACGATGACGACCTCGTCGGCATCGGTGAATGCATGAGCAAACTCGTCGAGGAAGAGCGCCGTGCGGGAGTACATGTGGGGCTCGAAGACCGCCCACAGCCGCCGATCACCGACCTTCTGGCGCATGGCGGCCAGCGTGGCGCGGACCTCGGTCGGATGGTGCCCGTAGTCGTCATAGACGATCACGCCGGCAGTATCGGCGATCAGCTCCATGCGTCGTCCGGCTCCACGGAATGTCCGGAGCCCCTCGGCCAGCGCATCGAGCGGCGCACCGAGCTCCTGCGCCAACGTCAATGCAGCGGTCGCGTTCAGGACGTTGTGCTCCCCCGCCAGGGGTGAAGCGAACGAGTGTTCGAAAAGCGTGAATGTCGCTCCCCCGCCGGCATAGGCCACGTCACGCGCCTCGATCTCCCCGCCAGGCCCATACCGCACGATCCGGCCTTCCCAGCCTTCGAGGCGCTCCAGGAGCGCCTGGGAGCCGCTGTCCGCGGCGGTCGTGAGCAGCAGACGGCCGCCAAGTCGCTGATCCTCCCCCATCCCGCGCACGAAGCGCTCCATCGAGGCCAGCACCGCTTCACGATCGGCGAAGTAGTCGGGGTGGTCCATCTCGACGTTGGTGACGATCGCGCCGGCCGGGCGGTAGTTGAGGAAGTTGTCGCCGAACTCGTCGGCCTCGACCAGGAACGGCGCTCCCGCGCCAAGCCGGACGCTTGCGCCCCAGGCAGGGATGAAGGCACCGACCTCGACCGTCGGATCCATCCCAGCGACCTCGAGGAGGTGGCCCAGCAGGGCGGTGGTGGTCGACTTTCCGTGCGTGCCGGTGACGGCCAGGCCGATGCGGCCCTCGGCCTGCATCAGCTCCCCCAGCATCGCCTGCCAGGTGACGACCGGGAGGCCCGCGGCTCGCGCCGCGAGCAGCTCGGGCAGATCGGGACTCGCACGGAGGGCGGGCGTGATGACCACCCGCTCGATCCCGGCCAGGTGGGAGGGGTCGTGGCCGATGATGACCGGGATGCCGGCAGCATCAAGGGGGGGTGTATACGGAGAGGGGGTATCGGCGTCGCAGCCGTCGATCCGGGCTCCCGCGTGATGCAGCAGGAGCGCCACCCCCGCTGCCCCTGAGCCGGCGATGCCGATGAGGTGGATCCGTTCGCCGGCGCGCATCAGCCCGCCACCGAGACCTCGTCGAGCGCCAGCTCCAGCGACGCCATGGCGGCGGCGGCCCGGTTGCCATCGCGATCGTGGACGAAGACGTGGTGCTCGACGCGGGCCGGGTGGCCACGCCGGACCACGCCCAGGTAATGCGTTCCCACCGGCTTGCGGTCGCTGCCTCCCTCTGGGCCGGCGATCCCCGTGACGCTGATCCCCACATCGGTATCGAAGCGTTGCGCCGCACCCACCGCCATGGAGGCCGCCACCTCCTCGGAGACCGCCCCGTGTGCCTCGATCAGCTCCCGCGGGACGCCCAGCGCGAGCTCCTTGGCAAGGTTCGAGTAGGAGATCGCGCCACCGGCGTAGTAGTCGCTGGCGCCCGGGGTCATGGTGATGACATGCCCGATCAGGCCGCCGGTCGACGACTCTGCGGTCGCCACGCGCCAATGCCGTGCGCGCAGGGCGTCCCCCAGCTGAGCACCCAGGCGAGCCAGCTCGGCCTCGCTGGGCGGACTCATCGGTAGTTGATGAACTGCAGCGCGACGGCGTAGTCGAGGCCGCGCAGGTGGGTGATCACCCCCTGCAGCTCGTCCTTGCTCTTGCCGGACACGCGCACCGCGTCGCCCTGGATGGCGGGCTTCACCTTCGGAAACTGCTCGCGTACCATCTTTGCGATCTCCTTGGCCTGCTCCGAGGTGAGTCCGCGGTGCAGCCCGATGCGCTGTTTCACGGTGCCGCCCGCAGCCGGCTCGAGCTTGCCCCAGTCGAAGACCTTGAGCGAAAGCCCGCGACGCACCGCCTTGGTCTCGAGCAGATCCTTGACCGAGCCTGCACGGAACTCGTCGTCGGCATGCAGCGTGATCTCGTCCTTGCCGAGCTCCAGCGAGACCTTCGCGCCCTTGAAGTCGTAGCGCGTCGCCACCTCGCGACGCACCTGGTCGAGCGCGTTGACCAGCTCCTGCTGGTCGAAGTCGCTCACCACGTCGAACGAAGAATCGGCCATCTCGCCTCCCTGCTTGTCCCGCTCCCCTATCTTCGTCCCTCTGGCCCGCTTCCGCCCGTCGCTCCCGCTACGGGAGGAGACTGGGCGTTGGGCTTGGCACCACCACCGTAATCGTGCGCCGGACTGCGGCGCTGTCCCGACCGGTCAGCGGGTCGTTGGCGACGAGGGTGATGACATTGACTCCCGGAACGAGGCCGACGCGGACGCTGAACGCGCCCTCGGCATCGGCCGTGGTGCTGGGGTTCTGTCGCAACCCATCGGTGGTGATGGTGGAATTTGGCTCGGTGACCCCGCGGATCGTGTACTCCGTGTCCTCCCACGCCGCAACATCGGCAGCAGGGTCGGAGATGCGCAGGTCGGGAGTGCCGGCGAAGGTGACGAACTCGCCCACCAGGTAGACCACGAAAGCGACGACCAGCAGGGTCAGGATGGCTGCCACCACGGCGCCGGAGCTCACCACCAGCGATCGGCCCTGGCGCGCCGCCATCGGCCGCCGCACGGCCGGCATTGCGGGCCGCTCGACCGCGGTTCCGCTCTCGAGCCGATACAGGTCGATCAGGTACTCGGGGTCGAGGCCCAGGTACAGGCCGTAGTTGCGCAGGAAGCCGCGGGTGTAAATCGGCTCGGGAAGGTCGCGGTAATCGCCGCGCTCGAGGGCCGCCAGGTAGCGGGTCCGGATCTTCGTGTCCCGCTCGACGCGAGCCAGGTCGATGAACCTCGCCTCACGCGCGGTCCGCAGCACGGTGCCGAGCTTGGTGGGTTCCCGATCCGTCACTCCCCGTCCTCGCCGGGACTGACCTCGCCTCCCCATCCATCGGGCGTGACGAGGACCTCGCGAAAGCGACTCCCGTCGGCCGGGCCGACGATGCCACGGTCCTCCATCTGGTCGAGGATCCTGGCTGCGCGGGCGTAGCCGATCCGCAGGCGGCGCTGCAGCAGCGAGGCCGATGCCTTGTCCGAGCGGCGAACGATGTCCACCGCCGCGGTGAGCAGGGCGTCCCCCTCGTCATCCTCCTCGCCGGGGCGCCCGCCGGCCTTGCCATCACGCTTGGGGGCGGTGATCTCGGGACGGTATTGCGGGCCACCCTGCGCGCGCCAGTGTCGGGTGACCGTCTCGATCTCGTGATCGGTGACGAGGACACCCTGCAGGCGGACGGCGCGAGGTGCGTCGATCGGCTGGTACAGCATGTCCCCGCGTCCCAGCAGGTCCTCGGCCCCGACCGTGTCCAGGATGGTGCGCGAGTCCACCCCACTGGTCATCGCGAACGCGATGCGCGACGGGATGTTGGCCTTGATCAGGCCGGTGATGACCTGCACCGATGGACGCTGGGTGGCGACCACGAGGTGAATGCCGGTGGCCCGCGCCAGCTGCGCGATGCGGGTGATGGTGGCCTCCACCTCGTAGGCGCTGACCATCATCAGGTCGGCCAGCTCGTCGATCACGATCACGATGTACGGCATCCGCGGCTCACCCGGACGCAGCGCCTCGTTGTAGCCGGCGATGTTGCGCACGCCGCGCTGCGCGAACTCGTGATACCGGCTCTCCATGGTGCCGACCGTCCACTTCAGGGCGTTGACCGACTTGTCGTTGTCGACGATCACCTCGGTCAGCAGGTGCGGGATCCCCTTGTACTGGGCCAGCTCGACCCGCTTCGGGTCGATCAGGATCAGCTTCACCTCGGTCGGCGACGCGCGCATCAGCAGCGAGCAGATGATCGCGTTGACGCACACGCTCTTGCCCGATCCCGTCGCTCCCGCGATCAGCAGGTGCGGCATGCGCGACAGGTCCGCGCTGAACGGCTGGCCGGCGACATCCTGGCCCAGTGCAAAGGCGAGCCTGCTGCGTCCCGACGCCTCCTCGAAGTTCGGGGAGCTGAGGACCTCCTTGAGCGTGACCAGGTCGAAGGCACTGTTCGGGATCTCGATCCCGACGTACGGCTCGCCCGGGATCGGCGCCTGGATCCGGATGCTGCGGGCCTTGAGATCGAGTGCAAGGTTGTCGGCCAGGCCCTCGATGCGCGAAAGCTTGATCCCCGGCTCCACGTCCAGTGCGTACTGCGTGACGACCGGCCCTTCCTGGATGCGAGCAACCTTGACCCCGATCCCGAAGTGGGCAAGCGTGTCGCGAATGCGCTGGCCCTTGGCGGTCAGGTCGAGCTGGGCGGCGCTGCTGGCCGGGGCGTCGTCCAGGAGGGAAACCTCTGGCAGGTCCCAGGTGCGGATGGTGACCTCGAGCGCGGCATCGGCCACCTCGTGGTGCTCAACCTCCGCCAGGTGCGCGGTCTCCTCGCTCTCCAGCTCGTCGACCGTGATCGGCACGGCCTGGGCCGGCTCGACCTCCCCGATCGGAAATGGCATCTCGCGCGGGCGCGACGCAGGCGCGGCGCTCTCCGGTGGCCGGGCGCGACGCAGGATCAGCGGCTCGTCGTCGGCGTCCACTCCCCCACCCAGGGCGGTCCGGACCCGGTCCAGCAATCCGCGCTGCCCAGGCAAGGCACCGACGGCCGGCTCGAGCCGGGTGCGGGGATCGGCAGCGCCTCGCCGCGCCTCCAGCTCCGCCAGCTCGACTCGCTCGTCGCGCCGCCGCAGCCAGGCCGCCACCAGGTCGCCGATCGTCATGTTGAAATAGAGCAGCAGGCCGACGACCGCCATCAGGCCCAGCACGATCCATGCCCCGGCGGCGCCGATCGCGCCGCTCAGCGCGGCCGACGCGGCGAAGCCGATGGCTCCCCCACCCTCACCGCGGTTCACCCCATCGGCACCGTTGCCGCCCGTCAGGTGGAACATGCCCAGCAGGCCGATGGACAGAATCGCCGCGCCGGTGGCCGCCATCCAGCGCTCGGCCGGCATGGTCTTGAGCCAGAGCATGAAGGCGAAGCCGGCCAGCAGCGCCGGCGCGAATGCGATCCCCCAGCCGAGCAGGAAGGAGAGCGCATCGTGCCAGGGCTTGACGATCAGCCCGGCGTCCGGCGCAAAGAGGGCGATGGTGCTGATCACGGCGGCCACCACGAGCACGAGCGCGAGCACCTCGCGCGCGACCCGCCCGCTGATGGTCACCGTGGTGGAGGCCTTGCGGCGACGCGAGCTGCAGCGCCGCCGCGAGCCGTTCGAGCGTCGCCTCGTCACTGGTCCGTCAGACCTCCATCACGATCGGCAGGATCATCGGCCGTCGCTTGGTGCGCTCGAAGAAGTACCGCGAGAGGGTATCGCGGATCTTCGTCTTCAGATAGCCGACCTCGGCGGCATGGGCGTCCGCAACCGGCTGCAGCAGGGCCTCGGTCAGGTGCTGGCAGGCGGCCGCCATGACCGGATCGTCCGGATCGGAGAGGAAACCGCGCCCGACCAGGTCGGGGCCCGAGACGGCCTGCCCCGTGGCGCGGTCGACAGTGAGGGCGACCATCACCACGCCGTCAGAGGCGAGGGCGCGGCGGTCACGCAGCACGACCCCGTCGACCCCATCGATGGCGGCGATGCCGTCGACCAGGACCGCTCCGGCCGGAACCGAGCCGGCCAGCCGCGCCCGGGTACCGTCGAACTCGACCACCTGGCCGTTCTCCAGTACGAAGATGCCGTCGACCGGAACGCCGGCCCCCTCGGCCAGCAGCCCGTGCTGCACGAGCATCCGGTACTCGCCGTGGACCGGGATGAAGTTCCGCGGCTTCACCAGGCCGAGCATCAGCTTCAGCTCCTCGCGGGAGCCGTGGCCAGATACGTGGCAGTGCACCAGCGGCTCGTAGTGGACCATCGCCCCCTCCTTGAAGAGGTTGTCGATCGTCTTGGCGACCGCCTCCTCGTTGCCGGGGATCGGCGAGGCCGAGATGATGACGGTGTCGCCCGGCTCGATCGTGATGTTCCGATGGTCGCGGTTGCTCATCCGGGTCAGGCCGGACATCGGCTCACCCTGCGAGCCGGTGGTCATGACCACCAGCTTGTCCTTGGGGAGGCGTTGGAGCCCGTCCTTGCCGCTCAGGGTCCCGTCGCGCGGGTCCAGGTAGCCGAGCTCGAGCGCGATCGCGATGTTCTGCTCCATGCTGCGCCCCAGCGCCACCATCTTCCGGCCGCTGGCCCAGGCGGCGTCGAGCACCTGCTGCACGCGACCGATGTTGCTCGCGAAGGTGGCGACGATGACGCGCCCGCTCGCCTCCCGGACGAGCTGGTTGAGCGAGTCACCCACCGTCTTCTCGGAGAGGGTGTAGCCCTCGCGCTCGGCCCGTGTCGAGTCGGAGAGGAGGAACTCGACGCCGTGATTGCCGATCTCGGCGATGAGGCCAAGGTCGGCGCGGCGGCCATCGGGCGGGGTGTGGTCGAACTTGAAGTCGCCGGTATGCACCACCGAGCCGAGCGGGGTCTTGATCGCGAAGCCCATCCCGTCCGGGATCGAATGGTTGACGCGGAATGGCGTGATGGCGAAGGCGCCGATGCGGAACTCGACCGCCGGCTCGACCACCTCCAGCCGGGTCTGGCCCAGCAGCCTGTGCTCCTTCAGTTTGCCGGTCACCAAGCCGGCGGTCAGGCGGCTGGTGTAGATCGGGGTGCCGGGGATCTGCGGCAGGACGTAGGGCAGCCCACCGGTGTGGTCCTCGTGCCCGTGGGTCAGCAGGATGGCTCGGACCCGGTCGCGGTTCTCGCGCAGGTACGTCACGTCCGGGATGACGAGGTCGATCCCGAGCATCTCCGGCTCCGGGAAGGCAAGTCCGCAGTCGACGACCAGGATCTCCCCGGCCGCCTCGATGACGGTGATGTTCTTGCCGACCTCGCCCACCCCGCCGAGCGGAATGATGCGAAGAGTGTCTGGCATGGTGCTCCTAGAAGAGGGTCATCTGTTCGGCGTCGTCGGTCTCAGCCGTCGGCGCCGGTGGCGCCGGTTCGGGCGGGATCGACTGGACCGATTCCGTCCGCTCGGCTTCGATCACCTCGCGGGCGGCGAGCAGCGCCGCCGGCAGGCCACGCATATCTGCGAAGAGCGTCTCCCGCAACGAGGACTGGTGCAGCGCCGCAGCAGGATGGTACATCGGGAAAACAAAGCGGCCGCCCGATCGCCGCAGCCGGCCGTGCACCTCGCCGATGCGGGCATCGGGCAAGTAGCGACGCAGCGAGTGGCGCCCCAGGGTGACGATCACGGCCGGATCGAGCGCCGCCTCCTGACGGTCGAGGTAGGGACGGCAGGCGGCGATCTCCTCAGGCTCGGGGTCGCGGTTGCCCGGCGGCCGGCACTTCACCACGTTGGCGATGAAGACGTGCTCGCGCGCCCAGCCGATCGACCCGAGCAGCTCGTCCAGCAGCTCGCCCGCAGGTCCCACGAACGGTCGCCCGGTCGCGTCCTCACGGGCGCCAGGTCCCTCCCCCACCAGCAGCACGTCGCTCAGCGGGTTCCCCTCTCCGGGGACGGTCTGGTTCCGGCCGACGTGGAGGGGGCAGCGAGTGCAGCCACTGACCTCGGTCGCAACCTCAGAGAGGAGTTCCTTGGCCCCCATCGCCGTCAGGACTCTTCGCGGACGCCTGCCTTGGCCATGTGCCGCTCCATCGCCGCGCGGCGGCTCAGGTTGACGCGGCCCATGCGGTCGATCTCGGTCACCACCACCATCAGCTCGTCGCCGACGGCGACCACGTCCTCGACCTGCGCCACCCGATAGTCGGCCAGCTGGCTGATGTGCACCAGCCCCTCCTTGCCGGGCATGATCTCGACGAACGCGCCGAAGTTCATGATGCGGGTCACCTTGCCGAGGTACTCCTTGCCGACCTCGACGTCCTTGGTGAGGCCCTCGATCCAGGCGATCGCCTTCTTGGCGTTCTCCTCCGAGACCGACGCGATCTGGATGGTGCCGTCGTCCTCGACATTGATCTGGGTGCCGGTCTCGGCGACGATCTGACGGATCACCTTGCCACCGGAGCCGATCACGTCCCGGATCTTGTCGATCGGGATCTTGATGGTCGTGATCCGCGGCGCGTACGGCGACAGCTCACTGCGGCTGGCGCTGATGACCGCGGTCATCTTGTCGAGGATGAAGAGCCGTGCGACGCGGGCCTGCTCCAGGGCGTCGCGCATCACCGCCATCGGGATGCCGCCCACTTTGATGTCCATCTGCAGCGCGGTCACGCCCTCGGCGGTGCCCGCCACCTTGAAGTCCATGTCGCCGTAGGCATCTTCCTTGCCGCTGATGTCGGTCAGCACCGCGTGCCGGCCGGTGGCGGTGTCGGAGATGAGGCCCATCGCCGCCCCGGCGACTGGGGCCTTGATCGGCACCCCGGCGTCCATCAACGCCAGCGTCGATCCGCAGGTGCTGGCCATGGAGGTCGAGCCGTTGGAGGAGACAACCTCACTCACCACGCGCATGGCGTAGGGGAACTCCTCCGCGGACGGGAGGACCGGCAGCAGGGCCCGCTCGGCGAGCGCACCGTGGCCGATCTCGCGCCGGCCAGGCCCGCGCATGGGCCGCGCCTCGCCGACCGAGTAGGGAGGGAAGTTGTAGTGGTGCATGTACCGCTTCTCGGTCTCCGGTGCGATCGTGTCGAGGCGCTGCACATCGGACGACGGTCCGAGGGTCGCGATCGAGAGAGCCTGCGTCTGCCCGCGGGTGAAGAGGCCGGAGCCGTGCGTGCGCGGCAGCACGCCGACCTCGACGCTGATCGGTCGAATGGTGGTCGTGTCGCGTCCGTCGAGGCGAATGTTCTCCGACAGCACCAGCTCCCGCGAGGTGGCCTTGGTCAGGACATCCATCAGCCCCGAGCCGATACCGTGCTGGCGACGGATGTCCTCCATCCGCTCGCCCTGCTCGGCGCGGTTGTAGTCGGATCGGCTGCGCCGGATCTCGGATGCGATGTCGGTGCGGATCGCCTCGAGCCGCTCGGCGAGACCGCTGGTCAGGTCGATGAAGAGCTCGGCGGCCGCCTCGGCGTCGGGCATCGCCCGGTGCGCGGCGCCGTGGTCACGTCCGAAGACGAAGCGCACTAGGTCGGCGAGCTTGTAGCTGCCGGCATCGGGGTAGAGCTGGTAGGCCAGCTCGAGGGTGTCGTAGACAGCCGCGGGCTGCCAGTTGGCATCGTGCGGCATGTGGCGGAGCAAGAACGGGAGGTCGAAGCCCACGTTATGGGCGACCACCGGCGCCTCACCGACCCAGGCCGCGAACTTGGTCAGCACCTCCGCCGCGGTGGGAGCCTTGTCGACGTCGCCGTCGCTCAGGCCGTGGATCTGGTGCCCCACGATCGCGCGCCCCGGATTCACCAGCGACTCGAAGCGGTCGACCACCTTGCCGTCCTGCACACGCAAGGCGGCCAGGTCGACGATGTAGCCGTTCTCCGGCTTCATGGCGGTGGTCTCGAGGTCGAACACGACGAACTCGGCCTTGGCGTCGCCGAGCGCCTTCCCCAGCTTCACGATCGAATCGGCCTTGGGACCGAGGAACGGGACCTTCTTGGGCTTGCCGGCCGTGGCCGCCAGCTTCTCCTGAAGGTCGATGCTGTGCTGCAGCTCGGCATGCGCGTACTCGATCGCATCGGCCATGACCGTCTCGGACAGGATCTTGGCTCCCGCCTCGACCATCATCACGGCCTCGCGGGTGCCGGCCACGACAAGGTCCAGCTGGCTGTCGTTCAGCTGGGTGTTGGTCGGGTTGGTGACGAAGGCGCCGTCGATATAGCCGACGCGCACCGCCCCGACGGGGCCCAGGAACGGGATGCTGCTGATGGCCAGCGCGGCCGATGCCCCGTTGATGGCCAGGATGTCGGGATCGTTCTCCTGGTCGGTCGAGAGGACCGTCAGGACGATCTGCACCTCCTGCTTATACCCCTTCGGGAAGAGCGGCCGTATCGGCCGGTCGGTGAGGCGCATCGCCAGGATGGCCGCCTCGGACGGCCGCGATTCGCGCTTGATGAAGCCGCCTGGGATCTTGCCCGCGGCGTACATGCGCTCCTCAAAGTCGATCGTCATGGGGAAGAAGTCGATCCCCTCGCGCGGCTGCGCGGAGACCGCCGTCGCCAGCAGCACGGTGTCGCCATAGCGCACGAGCACCGCGCCGTCGGCCTGCTCGGCGAGCTTGCCCGCCTCGAACGAGAAGGGCTGGCCGCCGAAGTCGGCCTCTACTTTCATTGCCACTGATTCCTCCAGATGTCCTGGTGATGCCATGCGACCCGGCGCTCGGCCCGCACACGAACCCCGATCAGCTCGAGGTGGCGGGCGGCGGCCTTTGCAGGCGCGGATGGCTGATGATTGGCGGATGCGATTGGCATCCATGGGTCCGGCCGGGATGCTGGGCCGGAGTCAGGCGAAACCGGGGCAATCTGACTCCCGGGTCGTCGTTGTGACGAGTGCGTGATTAGCGGCGCAGGCCCAGTCGACCGATCACCGCGCGGTAGCGATCCACGTCGTTGCGGACGAGGTAGGCCAGCAGCCTTCGGCGCTGACCGACGAGCTTGAGCAGCCCGCGGCGCGAATGGTTGTCGTTCTGGTAGGTGCGCAGGTGCTCGGTCAGCGACTTGATGCGCTCGGTGAGGAGCGCGATCTGCACCTCGGGGGATCCGGTATCGCCATCGTGTGTGGCGTAGTCGTCCATGATCGCGCTCTTTGTGTCTCCAGCGAGCGGCACGTATTCCTCCACTTTTCTTTCCACTTTTCGCGTTGCATCGTACCAGACCGAGGCCCTCGACGCCGATCGGCCGACCTCCGCTCAGCTCATCCCGAGCACGGCGCGACCCAGCTCAGCGTCACGCCGCATCTGGGCTACCAGGGCGCCGGCGTCCGCGAAGCGCTGCTCGTCGCGCAGTCGCGCGAGCAGCTCGACCCCGAGCCGCACTCCGTACAGGTAGCCGTCGAAGTCGAGCAGGTGGACCTCCGTCAGCACGACTGCGCCGTCGTGGAAGGTCGGACGGGTGCCGACGCTGATCAGCGCCGGGTGACCGGCCGCGACGCCAGTGCCCGCCTCCGTGACCCGACCGGCGTAGATGCCGAGCGATGGCATCGCGGGGACATAGTCGAAGCGCAGGTTGGCGGTGGGAAAACCCAGTTCGCGGCCGCGTCGATCCCCCCCCACCACGATCCCCTCCAGGTATGGCACGACTCCCAGTGCTCGCGCCGCCTCCACCTCTCCGTCTGCGATCGTCGCGCGGATGCGGGTCGAGGAGACGATCGCGCCATCCACCACGACCGGCTCCACCAGTCGGACCGCAAAGCCCCGTTCGACGCCGAGTTGCTGCGTGCGGGCGGCCGTGCCTCCCCGATCGCGGCCGAAGGCGCTGCGCGAGGACATCGTCAGGCCGCCGACTGACACCCCGGGCGCCAGGGCGTCGAGAAAGGCCTCGGCACTGAGCTCTCGAACAGCCTCGTCAAAACGGATCAGGATGGCCCGGTCCACCAGTGCCTCGATCCGCGAGAGGTTCACGGCGGGCGGTGCCAGGCGCGCCACGCTCGCCCCGGGTCGCAGCACCTCGTCGGGAGGCGGGTCGAAGACCAGTGCAAGGCTGGTCATCCCACCCTCTGCGGCCGCGTGGCGGGTCGCTTCGAGGATTGCCCGGTGGCCGAGGTGCATGCCATCGAAGACGCCCAGGGTGACCACCGCCCGGCCGACCTCCGGCAGGTCGGCCAGCCCGACTGCGCGTGGCTCGCCACTCACGCGGCGCCCGACGTTTCGATCACGGTGCGCGGCTCGAGCAGGCCGTCACGCAGCATGCCGATGCCGAGCAGCTCGCCGTCGCCGAAGACTGCGTGGCGTCCGCCACCTACGCTCCCCTGCAGCTGCACCGGCGACCCGTGCACGAAGCGGCCAGCCGCCTCGGCATCCAGGCGCAGCTCCGGCAGGTGCAGGAGTGGCCCCACCGGGAGGATCGCTTCCGCCAGCCGACCAGCCGTGGCCAGCGTCTCGAGGAGGCTGGGCGTGACCCCGTCGGCGGCCCGCAGGCCGGCCGCCTCCGTCCGTCGCAGGGCGTGCAGGTGGCCGCCGCAGCCAAGCCGATCGCCGAGATCGCGCGCGATGGACCGGATGTAGGTGCCCGGACCGCAGCGAATGTCGCATCGCAGGTCGAGCCAACCCTCGCCACGTTCTGATCCGAGGATGTCGATGGCTTCCACTGTCACACTGCGCGGCGCTGCCTCGACCGGGTTCCCGGCCCGCGCCGCGCGGTGCGCGACCACGCCTCCCGTCTTGCGGGCCGAGAAGGCCGGCGGACGCTGCTCGAAGGTCCCCACGAACGAAGCCAGCCCGGCGCTGACGGCCACCGTGTCGGGTGGCGAGCCGACCACCTCGAGGGGCCCCTGCGCGTCATCGGTGACGGACCGTATGCCAAGGCGAATGACCGCCTCGTAGCGCTTCGGGCCGCCGGTCAGGTCGTCGCTGAAGCGGGTGGCGGCGCCGACCAGGATCGGCAGCACGCCGGAAGCCAGCGGGTCGAGGGTGCCGGCGTGTCCGATGCGACGCATGCCGCTGAGCCGGCGCACCAGGTCGACCATGTCGTGTGATGTCGGCCCGACCGGCTTGTCGAGGTTAACGACCCCGAGCATCGCCGCGGGCCAGCTCGCGCTCGGCCTCCGCCAGAACCGGCTCGCGGGCGGCATCCAGGGGCTCTGCAACGGTGCAGCCCGCGGCTCGTGCATGACCTCCCCCGCCGAAGGCCGAGGTGATGGCCACCGCGTCCGCGCGGCCGCTGGTGCGTACGCTGACGCGCGTCTCCTGCGGCCCGACCTCCTTGAAGAGGATCGTCACGTCGGCCGTCTTGGTCGACGTCAGCAGGTCGATGAACCCCTCCGAGGCGGTGGGCTGCTCGCCGGTGCCGGCCAGCATCGCCG is a genomic window of Chloroflexota bacterium containing:
- a CDS encoding polyribonucleotide nucleotidyltransferase, which produces MKVEADFGGQPFSFEAGKLAEQADGAVLVRYGDTVLLATAVSAQPREGIDFFPMTIDFEERMYAAGKIPGGFIKRESRPSEAAILAMRLTDRPIRPLFPKGYKQEVQIVLTVLSTDQENDPDILAINGASAALAISSIPFLGPVGAVRVGYIDGAFVTNPTNTQLNDSQLDLVVAGTREAVMMVEAGAKILSETVMADAIEYAHAELQHSIDLQEKLAATAGKPKKVPFLGPKADSIVKLGKALGDAKAEFVVFDLETTAMKPENGYIVDLAALRVQDGKVVDRFESLVNPGRAIVGHQIHGLSDGDVDKAPTAAEVLTKFAAWVGEAPVVAHNVGFDLPFLLRHMPHDANWQPAAVYDTLELAYQLYPDAGSYKLADLVRFVFGRDHGAAHRAMPDAEAAAELFIDLTSGLAERLEAIRTDIASEIRRSRSDYNRAEQGERMEDIRRQHGIGSGLMDVLTKATSRELVLSENIRLDGRDTTTIRPISVEVGVLPRTHGSGLFTRGQTQALSIATLGPSSDVQRLDTIAPETEKRYMHHYNFPPYSVGEARPMRGPGRREIGHGALAERALLPVLPSAEEFPYAMRVVSEVVSSNGSTSMASTCGSTLALMDAGVPIKAPVAGAAMGLISDTATGRHAVLTDISGKEDAYGDMDFKVAGTAEGVTALQMDIKVGGIPMAVMRDALEQARVARLFILDKMTAVISASRSELSPYAPRITTIKIPIDKIRDVIGSGGKVIRQIVAETGTQINVEDDGTIQIASVSEENAKKAIAWIEGLTKDVEVGKEYLGKVTRIMNFGAFVEIMPGKEGLVHISQLADYRVAQVEDVVAVGDELMVVVTEIDRMGRVNLSRRAAMERHMAKAGVREES
- the truB gene encoding tRNA pseudouridine(55) synthase TruB; the encoded protein is MLGVVNLDKPVGPTSHDMVDLVRRLSGMRRIGHAGTLDPLASGVLPILVGAATRFSDDLTGGPKRYEAVIRLGIRSVTDDAQGPLEVVGSPPDTVAVSAGLASFVGTFEQRPPAFSARKTGGVVAHRAARAGNPVEAAPRSVTVEAIDILGSERGEGWLDLRCDIRCGPGTYIRSIARDLGDRLGCGGHLHALRRTEAAGLRAADGVTPSLLETLATAGRLAEAILPVGPLLHLPELRLDAEAAGRFVHGSPVQLQGSVGGGRHAVFGDGELLGIGMLRDGLLEPRTVIETSGAA
- the rpsO gene encoding 30S ribosomal protein S15 — translated: MPLAGDTKSAIMDDYATHDGDTGSPEVQIALLTERIKSLTEHLRTYQNDNHSRRGLLKLVGQRRRLLAYLVRNDVDRYRAVIGRLGLRR
- a CDS encoding bifunctional riboflavin kinase/FMN adenylyltransferase, yielding MSGEPRAVGLADLPEVGRAVVTLGVFDGMHLGHRAILEATRHAAAEGGMTSLALVFDPPPDEVLRPGASVARLAPPAVNLSRIEALVDRAILIRFDEAVRELSAEAFLDALAPGVSVGGLTMSSRSAFGRDRGGTAARTQQLGVERGFAVRLVEPVVVDGAIVSSTRIRATIADGEVEAARALGVVPYLEGIVVGGDRRGRELGFPTANLRFDYVPAMPSLGIYAGRVTEAGTGVAAGHPALISVGTRPTFHDGAVVLTEVHLLDFDGYLYGVRLGVELLARLRDEQRFADAGALVAQMRRDAELGRAVLGMS